ttcaaccatgtggCTACATTATCCAATGAGGCACTTGATTGAAGTTAATTGTTGATATGAGAAGACATCTTTAATGCTGCATTTGTCAATTTAGTCATATTATTGAACAATATTAGGAATCTAAGATGCTGCAATCAAGGAACTATACCCAAGTTTTCCCCTATTGAAGTTAAATGGAAATTTGGAGTGATAAAGGGAAGTTAGACCAGGGTGAATGACATTCCCTAATTTTCACTTATTGATGGTCCATTTGGGAGAAAGTACATTGTATAATTGTTGGTCAAGTTCTAGCTTGAATCTTAAAATAGCTAGATCAAGAATAGTATTGATATTATTTCTTATGTAACAGATTGGTGAAAGAGGAGCACTATTATCAGGTGGACAGAAACAACGAATTGCGATTGCCAGAGCCATTATAAAAAACCCTTTGATTCTCCTACTTGATGAAGCAACAAGTGCTCTTGACTCCGAATCAGAAGCACTAGTCCAAAATGCCCTTGATCAAGCCTCCATGGGAAGAACTACCTTGGTATTTACCCACTTTCAATATTGCTAAATTTACCCTTGAATTCACTCTACCTCTTTTTGATTTCTAACTAGATGACACCTGAAGTCAATGGATTAAGAAATCATCACAgccaacatataaaatattcttCTATTTTCTTAGTTTTGGATGAAAGGAGCTAAGGAAATTGGTGTTTATGTCTGTTGAACCGAAATAGTCTTTCATAATTTCATGCATTATATTAGCATACTAGTAAGTAGGTGATGAAAGACAAACGAAAAGAAAAATGGCATGCCCTATGATATGTATCAATTGTGCACATTACTTGATGAATGATGGGacacaaaatatttttgtttatccaaaaaaactGCAAAGCTATATCTCAGTTTGTCCAATATTAGACAATCAAAACATACCTCACCCCACATTAGTAACTAATGTTGACAATGTTGTATATATTCAGGTGATTGCCCACAAGCTTTCCACAGTTCGAAATGCAGACCTCATTGCAGTCGTAATTGGTGGTTGCATAATTGAAATAGGTTCACATAATGACCTTATCAACCGAAAAAACGGTCATTATGCCAAACTGGCAAAACTACAGAGACAATTCAGCAGCGATGACCAAGAACAAAGCTCTGAATTGCGTGTTTCTTCAGTCGCAAGAAGCAGTGCTGGCCGGCCTAGCACTGCGAGATCAAGCCCAGCATTTTTTCCAAAATCACCAATAATAACCGCAGATAGCCCAGCTCCAGTGTCTCATCCCCGACCTACCTTTTTCCGGCTTCTCTCTCTAAATGCTCCAGAATGGAAACAAGGTCTTGTTGGAAGTCTCTCAGCTATAGCTTTTGGGGTGGTCCAACCTGTCTATGCCTTGACCATAGGAGGCATGATAGCTGCTTTTTTTGCTCCAAGTCATGAAGAAATGCGTGCTAGAATCCGCACATATTCACTAATTTTCTGTTCACTTACTTTGGTTTCAATCATAATGAACCTCTTGCAGCACTACAGTTTCGCATATATGGGAGAGAGGCTCACGAAGAGAGTCCGGTTGAGAATGTTGGTGAAGATATTGTCTTTTGAAACAGCTTGGTTTGATGATGAGCAAAACTCTAGTGGAGCCTTATGTTCAAGATTGAGCAATGAGGCTTCCATGGTTAAGTCCCTTGTAGCTGACAGACTTTCTTTACTGCTCCAAACAACTTCGGCTGTGACTATTGCAATGATCATGGGGCTAGTTGTGGCTTGGAAACTAGCACTAGTCATGATCGCGGTTCAACCTCTCACAATTCTATGTTTCTACACGCGTAAAGTATTACTTTCTACCATGTCCACCAATTGTGTTAAGGCACAAAATCAAAGTACTCAAATTGCCGTGGAAGCTGTCTATAATCATAGAATTGTGACTTCATTTGGAAGTGTAGAGAAGGTTCTTCAACTATTTGATCAAGCTCAGGAGGCACCAAGGAAAGAAGCAAGGAAGAAGGCATGGCTAGCCGGGATTGGCATGGGTTCAGCTCAGTGCCTAACATTTATGTCATGGGCTTTGGATTTCTGGTATGGAGGTACATTAGTGGAAAAGGGAGAGATATCGGCCGGAGACGTGTTCAAGACATTTTTCATATTGGTCAGCACCGGGAAGGTCATAGCTGAAGCTGGTAGCATGACTTCAGATTTAGCCAAGGGTGCCACTGCAGTTGCATCTGTGTTCAAAATTCTTGACCGGCAATCATTGATTCCAGGGTCTTATAATAATGTAAGTAACGACTAGCTAATTATCTTGAAGCTTGTCACATTCTTTTTGGCTTAAAGTATTGCACAAAGTTTATGTTATTTGATAGATTCGTTTGCATTTTGAAATAGGATGGTGGTGACAATGGGGGAACTAAGTTGGAAAAAATAAGTGGAAGGATAGAGATGAAGAAGGTTGATTTTGCATACCCAAGCCGTCCTGAGACCTTAGTGTTGCGCCAATTTTGCCTGGAGGTGAAACCGGGCACGAGTATTGGACTTGTTGGGAAAAGTGGGTGTGGGAAATCAACGGTGATTGGATTAATCCAAAGGTTTTATGATGTTGAGAATGGGTCAGTGAAAGTAGATGGGGTGGACATAAGGCAATTGGATATTCAATGGTATAGGAGGCACACGGCACTTGTTAGCCAAGAGCCAGTTATATATTCAGGTAGCATCCGTGACAACATTGTGATTGGGAAGCTTGATGCCTCAGAGAATGAGGTGGTGGAGGCTGCCAGAGCTGCCAATGCCCATGAGTTTATCTCGTAAGTATTCTTTGTTCATCATCGCCAACAATTTAGCATGTGATGAAAAAAGTTAAACAATAATTCTAGGGACATATCAAATTTGAAAACATGTTGATTTGTGTGATTGTGAGTGATGGATACTTTCTATTCGCTCTTGTTTACATTGACCCGTCACTTTTGATCTCCCACTCACAGTCACACTTACAAACATATTATAAAATTGGGTGAGTCTATAATATTGTTGAAAGTTAAATTGGCAAACTAGAACAACGGCAATTTTTCTTAGGACAATCAGACCCAACATTTTTAATCAATAATAGGTGATTAAATAAGGGCAATAAAATTTGGGATTTGAATTGGATTAATAAAATGGAATATTAACATTGGTGATTTTTATATGATAAGGTTAGTCCAATTATTGACTTCATTATTATTACTTCGTGTAGATCCCTTAAAGAAGGGTATGAAACTGAATGTGGTGAAAGAGGAGTGCAATTGTCAGGAGGGCAAAAGCAAAGAATAGCAATAGCAAGGGCCATAATTCGGAATCCAACAATATTACTACTAGACGAGGCAACAAGCGCTCTGGATGTGCAATCTGAGCAAGTTGTTCAAGAAGCATTGGATAGAATCATGATTGGGAGGAGTACAATTGTGATAGCACATAGGCTCAACACCATAAAAGAGCTCGATTCAATTGCATTTGTGGCAGATGGGAAGGTGATGGAGCAAGGAACCTATGCTCAACTCAAGAGCAAGCGGGGTGCCTTCTTTACTCTTGCTTGCCTTCAAACTTAGGTTAGGTCAACTACTTGAAAAAATCTATATAGTTATGATGGGGTTGGCAAGGGTTTGGGCCTACTAAGTACAAGCCATGCAACAAATCAGTAATGTTTAGAAAGAATGGCCTCGTAATGTAGAACAGTGTCTGTCTCTACCTTGATGCTCAAtatgttttcctttttgggtCAACTTGCCAATATTTCATTGGCCTGGATACTGCAAACTTAAATGCTACTCAACAGCCGAAGTACACACCTAGTAATCAAGCATTCCAACTTAAGCTGGAGTTTGCATTAGCTTGTTCTTTAAAATATCTGTATTGTAGTTGGTTAAAaggcctttaaaaaaaaaaaaaaaaatcgtaattACTTGAACTCACTCTAATTTCGTGCACATTTGCCATAATCTTTGTATGGGGTGTGTTTCGTTTGTATGTTTGAACACCCTTAGCATATGAATATTATATGATAGATTTAAGGGACAAGTAATCCGGAAAAATCCAAACTGTTGATGTTCCTATGATGGGCTCTAgcccattttcattttcagaatCGATCTTATTATGTCCTGTGGCCATTAAGTTGTCTCAGACTGGGCCAGCCCCAACATATACACAGCCAACCGTCTAGTGATGTAAATCCCATATAAGGAGTAACagacaaaaataagaaataaataatatgaatatatatatatatatatatatatattttttttttttttcttttggagagagtttcaactt
This DNA window, taken from Quercus robur chromosome 2, dhQueRobu3.1, whole genome shotgun sequence, encodes the following:
- the LOC126713711 gene encoding putative ABC transporter B family member 8, whose translation is MGSPEKNDLEKGGMRRKDKSSIAIIFTYADWVDIMLMLLGTIGAIGDGMSTNCLLVFASRLMNSLGYSKTQQNHGNFMDGVEKCSLYFVYLGLAVMVLAFMEGYCWSKTSERQVLKIRYKYLEAILRQEVGFFDSQETTTSEIINSISKDASLIQEVLSEKVPIFLMHSSVFISGLAFSTYFSWRLSLVAFPTLLLLIIPGMVYGKYLLYLSKKSYMEYSKANTIIEQALSSIKTVYSFTAERVIVGKYSAILDRTTSLGIKQGIAKGLAVGSTGLSFAIWAFLSWYGSHLVMYKAESGGRIYAAGISFILSGLSLGMALPDVKYFTEASVAATRIFYRINRIPLIDCENTKGLVLDKIRGELEFEHVKFTYPSRPDSIVLKDFSLKVEAGKTVALVGASGSGKSTAIALVQRFYDADDGFVRIDGVDIKSLQMKWIRGKMGLVSQEHALFGTSIKENILFGKLDATMDEVTAAAMAANAHNFIRQLPAGYETKIGERGALLSGGQKQRIAIARAIIKNPLILLLDEATSALDSESEALVQNALDQASMGRTTLVIAHKLSTVRNADLIAVVIGGCIIEIGSHNDLINRKNGHYAKLAKLQRQFSSDDQEQSSELRVSSVARSSAGRPSTARSSPAFFPKSPIITADSPAPVSHPRPTFFRLLSLNAPEWKQGLVGSLSAIAFGVVQPVYALTIGGMIAAFFAPSHEEMRARIRTYSLIFCSLTLVSIIMNLLQHYSFAYMGERLTKRVRLRMLVKILSFETAWFDDEQNSSGALCSRLSNEASMVKSLVADRLSLLLQTTSAVTIAMIMGLVVAWKLALVMIAVQPLTILCFYTRKVLLSTMSTNCVKAQNQSTQIAVEAVYNHRIVTSFGSVEKVLQLFDQAQEAPRKEARKKAWLAGIGMGSAQCLTFMSWALDFWYGGTLVEKGEISAGDVFKTFFILVSTGKVIAEAGSMTSDLAKGATAVASVFKILDRQSLIPGSYNNDGGDNGGTKLEKISGRIEMKKVDFAYPSRPETLVLRQFCLEVKPGTSIGLVGKSGCGKSTVIGLIQRFYDVENGSVKVDGVDIRQLDIQWYRRHTALVSQEPVIYSGSIRDNIVIGKLDASENEVVEAARAANAHEFISSLKEGYETECGERGVQLSGGQKQRIAIARAIIRNPTILLLDEATSALDVQSEQVVQEALDRIMIGRSTIVIAHRLNTIKELDSIAFVADGKVMEQGTYAQLKSKRGAFFTLACLQT